One part of the Glycine max cultivar Williams 82 chromosome 14, Glycine_max_v4.0, whole genome shotgun sequence genome encodes these proteins:
- the LOC121173454 gene encoding uncharacterized protein produces the protein MSQRSNASSSRTRVSSQVVLFCGCGRRAVRRVAGTNINRGRMFFTCSINKDEVGYCGYFIWVDQLIEALGVDDSLGTFSMEQRRQFGREEDKTMWKAQVNSKLDCMGIEMKMFRTIVYGMFLIQLLSMVVFVCIHKY, from the exons ATGTCGCAGAGGAGCAATGCATCATCATCTCGAACAAGAGTTTCATCACAAGTTGTTCTTTTTTGTGGTTGTGGTAGAAGGGCTGTTAGGCGTGTTGCTGGAACAAATATTAACAGAGGAAGGATGTTTTTCACTTGTTCAATTAATAAG GATGAAGTTGGATATTGTGGGTACTTTATTTGGGTTGATCAATTGATTGAAGCACTTGGAGTTGATGATTCACTTGGGACATTTTCCATGGAACAAAGAAGACAATTTGGAAGAGAGGAAGATAAGACAATGTGGAAAGCTCAAGTTAACTCAAAGCTTGATTGTATGGGGATTGAAATGAAGATGTTTAGAACAATTGTCTATGGAATGTTCTTAATCCAATTGTTGTCAATGGTGGTGTTTGTATGTATTCACAAGTACtag